The following are encoded in a window of Kitasatospora fiedleri genomic DNA:
- a CDS encoding TolB family protein, producing the protein MTAPAAVDPDPGSDPGAAPGPDASATAPDGPASVRRKLLVLLLAVLLLATVGTVAVRYAAQRSDRRDQEQAGGPPVHEGRVALDASGGRQLLIRNLAWGPHRDEVAAVPAEDPDGPRTASGVKCLRFHAAGGTGICLQAERGALDDTYHASVLDSALHEVRRFPAPGIPTRARVSPSGHLVGWTVFVSGDSYAGTDFSTRTAIVDTRDWTFYDNLENFRLLRDGHQVQAADVNVWGVTFADDSGFYATVATGGRTYLVRGDLAARTLTTLHQNVECPSLSPDGTRVAYKKRVADADPAAPWRLYVLDLATMTETATAEQRNIDDQALWSDDHTLLYSMPGDYGSDLWSVPADGSGAPALLVRSAVAPAYLG; encoded by the coding sequence ATGACCGCTCCCGCCGCCGTCGACCCCGACCCCGGTTCCGACCCCGGTGCCGCCCCCGGCCCCGACGCGTCCGCGACCGCCCCCGACGGCCCCGCGTCGGTCCGGCGCAAGCTGCTGGTGCTGCTGCTCGCCGTGCTGCTGCTGGCCACCGTCGGCACCGTCGCGGTGCGGTACGCCGCGCAGCGCTCCGACCGCCGCGACCAGGAACAGGCGGGCGGGCCGCCGGTGCACGAGGGGAGGGTCGCGCTGGACGCGTCCGGCGGGCGGCAGCTGCTGATCCGCAACCTGGCCTGGGGCCCGCACCGCGACGAGGTCGCCGCGGTGCCCGCCGAAGACCCGGACGGGCCGCGCACCGCGTCCGGGGTCAAGTGCCTGCGCTTCCACGCCGCCGGCGGCACCGGCATCTGCCTGCAGGCCGAGCGCGGCGCGCTGGACGACACCTACCACGCCTCGGTGCTGGACTCCGCGCTGCACGAGGTCCGGCGCTTCCCCGCCCCGGGCATCCCGACCCGGGCCCGGGTCTCCCCGTCCGGGCACCTGGTCGGCTGGACGGTGTTCGTCAGCGGCGACTCGTACGCGGGCACCGACTTCTCCACCCGCACCGCGATCGTCGACACCCGCGACTGGACGTTCTACGACAACCTGGAGAACTTCCGGCTGCTCCGGGACGGGCACCAGGTGCAGGCCGCCGACGTCAACGTCTGGGGCGTGACCTTCGCCGACGACAGCGGCTTCTACGCGACGGTCGCCACCGGCGGCCGGACCTACCTGGTCAGGGGCGACCTGGCGGCCCGCACGCTCACCACCCTGCACCAGAACGTCGAGTGCCCCTCGCTGTCGCCGGACGGCACCCGGGTCGCCTACAAGAAGCGGGTCGCCGACGCGGACCCGGCCGCCCCGTGGCGGCTGTACGTGCTGGACCTGGCCACCATGACCGAGACCGCGACCGCCGAGCAGCGCAACATCGACGACCAGGCGCTCTGGTCCGACGACCACACCCTGCTCTACTCGATGCCCGGCGACTACGGCTCCGACCTGTGGAGCGTCCCGGCCGACGGCAGCGGCGCGCCCGCGCTGCTGGTCCGCTCCGCGGTCGCCCCGGCCTACCTGGGCTGA
- a CDS encoding MFS transporter: MYLADARSTKSDRAAAVVPGTRPGRRAAVPGTVLALGAVSLVTDVSSEMVSAVLPLYVVTALGLSPLGFGLLDGINNGVGALVRLLGGHFADRGGRGHKLVAGLGYGLSALCKPLLLLVHTLPLIGAVLAVDRTGKGLRTAPRDAMISLATAPEHRGRAFGVHRAMDTTGALIGPLLAFAVLRIADDRAERSSYGAVFTVSGCVAALGVLLLVLFVPARPARDGRPAAAPTGPRPTLRDALALLSRPALRRLTLAAVLLGLTTVSDSFLYLLLQRQLDLPAHLFPLLPLGTAAVFLLLAVPLGLAADRIGRRTLFLLGHAVLLGGYAVVLSPLRGLPAAALVLLLHGTFYAATDGVLAAATAATVPDDRQGAGQALVGTGQALARFTCSLAFGAAWSVWGPRPALAVTAAALAATALAATRLLRPTAGPADTA; this comes from the coding sequence ATGTACCTCGCGGACGCCCGCTCCACCAAGAGTGACCGCGCCGCGGCCGTCGTCCCGGGCACCCGCCCGGGGCGGCGCGCCGCCGTCCCCGGCACCGTGCTCGCGCTCGGCGCGGTCAGCCTGGTCACCGACGTCTCATCGGAGATGGTCAGCGCGGTCCTGCCGCTGTACGTGGTCACCGCGCTGGGCCTGTCCCCGCTCGGCTTCGGCCTGCTCGACGGCATCAACAACGGCGTCGGCGCGCTGGTCCGGCTGCTCGGCGGCCACTTCGCCGACCGCGGCGGACGCGGCCACAAGCTGGTCGCCGGGCTCGGCTACGGCCTGTCCGCGCTCTGCAAACCGCTGCTGCTGCTGGTCCACACCCTGCCGCTGATCGGCGCCGTGCTGGCGGTCGACCGCACCGGCAAGGGCCTGCGCACCGCCCCGCGCGACGCGATGATCTCGCTGGCCACCGCGCCCGAGCACCGCGGCCGGGCGTTCGGCGTGCACCGCGCGATGGACACCACCGGCGCGCTGATCGGCCCGCTGCTGGCCTTCGCGGTCCTGCGGATCGCCGACGACCGGGCCGAACGGTCCTCCTACGGCGCGGTGTTCACGGTCTCCGGCTGCGTCGCGGCGCTCGGCGTGCTGCTGCTGGTGCTGTTCGTCCCGGCCCGGCCCGCCCGGGACGGCCGGCCCGCCGCCGCCCCGACCGGGCCCCGGCCCACCCTGCGCGACGCGCTCGCCCTGCTGTCCCGGCCCGCGCTGCGCCGGCTCACCCTGGCCGCCGTGCTGCTCGGCCTCACCACCGTCAGCGACTCCTTCCTCTACCTGCTGCTCCAGCGCCAACTCGACCTGCCCGCGCACCTGTTCCCGCTGCTGCCGCTCGGCACCGCCGCGGTCTTCCTGCTGCTCGCCGTCCCGCTCGGCCTGGCCGCCGACCGGATCGGCCGCCGCACCCTGTTCCTGCTCGGCCACGCCGTCCTGCTCGGCGGCTACGCGGTGGTCCTCTCCCCGCTGCGCGGGCTGCCCGCCGCGGCGCTGGTCCTGCTGCTGCACGGCACCTTCTACGCCGCCACCGACGGCGTGCTGGCTGCCGCCACCGCCGCCACCGTCCCCGACGACCGGCAGGGCGCCGGGCAGGCCCTGGTCGGCACCGGCCAGGCGCTGGCCCGCTTCACCTGCTCGCTGGCCTTCGGCGCCGCCTGGTCGGTCTGGGGCCCCCGCCCCGCCCTCGCCGTCACCGCGGCGGCCCTCGCCGCGACCGCCCTCGCCGCCACCCGGCTGCTGCGCCCCACCGCGGGCCCGGCCGACACCGCCTGA
- a CDS encoding SUKH-3 domain-containing protein has translation MSGTDGRTGVPALREALGGAAEVEVHPFDPERACADYAEEGYQVTDRLREFLAAWGGLTVTWRFRGAETALTTATEPTLESTHAFPRSVGIWSRRLGQQVALVGTAFGTEEALLLAEDGDVLLVGDAGFQRVGHGFAEAVRRLVAADYDRTFFWPDPPTPAAG, from the coding sequence ATGAGCGGCACCGACGGGCGCACGGGCGTCCCGGCCCTGCGGGAGGCGCTGGGCGGCGCGGCGGAGGTCGAGGTCCACCCGTTCGACCCGGAGCGGGCGTGCGCGGACTACGCCGAGGAGGGCTACCAGGTCACCGACCGGCTGCGGGAGTTCCTGGCCGCCTGGGGCGGGCTGACGGTGACCTGGCGGTTCCGCGGCGCCGAGACGGCCCTGACCACCGCGACCGAGCCGACCCTGGAGTCCACCCACGCCTTCCCGCGCAGCGTGGGGATCTGGTCCCGGCGGCTGGGGCAGCAGGTGGCCCTGGTCGGCACCGCCTTCGGCACCGAGGAGGCGCTGCTGCTGGCCGAGGACGGCGACGTGCTGCTGGTCGGCGACGCCGGCTTCCAGCGGGTCGGCCACGGCTTCGCGGAGGCGGTCCGGCGCCTGGTCGCCGCCGACTACGACCGGACGTTCTTCTGGCCCGACCCGCCGACGCCCGCCGCCGGTTAG
- a CDS encoding cobalamin biosynthesis protein, producing the protein MADGAPDPPARAPRLVLGLGLRRGTPAADLLRTVDAALAALGLDRTDLALAATLDGKLDEPGLLAAVRELGVPLTGHPAAVLAAVPVPGGSARVAAAVGTPSVAEAAALASAGPGARLLAPRTATASATAALAAPPQEDNR; encoded by the coding sequence GTGGCGGACGGCGCACCCGACCCCCCGGCGCGCGCCCCCCGGCTGGTGCTCGGCCTCGGACTGCGGCGCGGCACCCCCGCCGCCGACCTGCTGCGCACCGTCGACGCGGCGCTGGCCGCCCTCGGCCTGGACCGCACCGACCTCGCCCTGGCCGCCACCCTGGACGGCAAGCTCGACGAGCCCGGACTGCTGGCCGCCGTACGGGAGTTGGGCGTCCCGCTGACCGGCCACCCGGCCGCCGTGCTGGCCGCCGTCCCGGTGCCCGGCGGCTCCGCCCGGGTCGCGGCCGCGGTCGGCACCCCCAGCGTCGCCGAAGCCGCCGCGCTCGCCTCGGCCGGGCCCGGCGCACGCCTGCTCGCCCCGCGCACCGCCACCGCCTCGGCCACCGCCGCGCTCGCCGCACCGCCCCAGGAGGACAACAGGTGA
- a CDS encoding MOSC domain-containing protein produces MRLAALHRHPVKSLLGEEVARARIDAGGLDGDRHYALLDLTDGRIASAKEPRTWRRLLTLRAETGDGGVRITGPDGAALDDAAISALLGRPVRLIEERPPGATLRRSVPEQVLAAGIDAEVEYTVQEFGGAAAPGSFFDFAPLHLVTTASLAGAPAARYRPNLVIDHDGGPYAENAWVGRELAVGPRLRLRVIATTPRCAIPTLAHGALPADPEALRRPARENRVRPLPELPPLPCLGAYAQVVVPGTVAPGDAVTLH; encoded by the coding sequence TTGAGACTCGCCGCCCTGCACCGCCACCCGGTCAAGTCGCTGCTCGGCGAGGAGGTCGCCCGGGCCCGGATCGACGCGGGCGGCCTGGACGGCGACCGCCACTACGCCCTGCTCGACCTCACCGACGGCCGGATCGCCAGCGCCAAGGAGCCCCGCACCTGGCGCCGCCTGCTCACGCTGCGGGCCGAGACGGGGGACGGCGGGGTGCGGATCACCGGCCCCGACGGCGCCGCACTCGACGACGCGGCGATCTCCGCCCTGCTCGGCCGCCCCGTCCGGCTGATCGAGGAGCGCCCGCCCGGGGCGACGCTGCGCCGCTCCGTCCCCGAGCAGGTGCTCGCCGCCGGGATCGACGCCGAAGTCGAGTACACCGTGCAGGAGTTCGGCGGGGCGGCGGCGCCCGGCAGCTTCTTCGACTTCGCCCCGCTGCACCTGGTCACCACCGCGAGCCTGGCCGGCGCCCCCGCCGCCCGCTACCGCCCCAACCTGGTGATCGACCACGACGGCGGGCCGTACGCCGAGAACGCCTGGGTCGGCCGCGAACTCGCCGTCGGCCCCCGCCTGCGCCTGCGGGTCATCGCGACCACCCCGCGCTGCGCGATCCCCACCCTGGCCCACGGCGCCCTCCCCGCCGACCCGGAGGCGCTGCGCCGCCCCGCCCGGGAGAACCGGGTCCGGCCGCTGCCCGAACTGCCGCCGCTGCCCTGCCTGGGCGCCTACGCCCAGGTCGTCGTCCCGGGGACGGTGGCACCGGGGGACGCGGTCACGCTGCACTGA
- a CDS encoding alkaline phosphatase family protein — protein MSAQLSRRAKRRLTAIGSAVALTAASFGLWAATGTAAQAAALPSPDHVIVVVMENHAYSQVVGSSSAPYLNNTIKAGGASLTQSYGLTHPSEPNYYMLFSGSNQGRTDDSCVGVGSKGAANLASELIAAGKTWGSYNETLPSQGSTVCSSGKYAQKHNPWFGFSNVPTSTAYTFAQFPTDYSTLPKVSFVVPNLCSDMHDCSVSTGDTWIKNNLGGYASWAKTHNSLLIVTFDEDNSLSGNRIPTLVYGEHVVAGSSTSTTYNHYNVLRTLEDLAGLSTHAGNAASATDITGIWN, from the coding sequence ATGTCCGCTCAGCTCAGCCGCCGCGCCAAGCGCCGCCTGACCGCGATCGGCAGCGCCGTCGCCCTCACCGCCGCCTCGTTCGGCCTGTGGGCCGCCACCGGCACCGCCGCCCAGGCCGCCGCGCTGCCCAGCCCCGACCACGTGATCGTGGTGGTGATGGAGAACCACGCCTACAGCCAGGTCGTCGGCAGCTCCAGCGCCCCGTACCTGAACAACACGATCAAGGCCGGCGGCGCCAGCCTGACCCAGTCCTACGGCCTGACCCACCCGTCGGAGCCCAACTACTACATGCTGTTCTCCGGCTCCAACCAGGGCCGCACGGACGACAGCTGCGTCGGCGTCGGCTCGAAGGGCGCGGCCAACCTGGCCTCCGAGCTGATCGCCGCGGGCAAGACCTGGGGCTCGTACAACGAGACCCTGCCCAGCCAGGGCTCCACGGTCTGCTCCAGCGGCAAGTACGCGCAGAAGCACAACCCGTGGTTCGGCTTCTCCAACGTGCCGACCAGCACCGCGTACACCTTCGCCCAGTTCCCCACCGACTACTCGACGCTGCCGAAGGTCTCCTTCGTGGTGCCGAACCTGTGCAGCGACATGCACGACTGCTCGGTCTCCACCGGCGACACCTGGATCAAGAACAACCTCGGCGGGTACGCCAGCTGGGCCAAGACCCACAACAGCCTGCTGATCGTCACCTTCGACGAGGACAACAGCCTCTCCGGCAACCGCATCCCGACCCTGGTCTACGGCGAGCACGTCGTCGCCGGCTCCAGCACCTCCACCACCTACAACCACTACAACGTGCTGCGCACCCTGGAGGACCTGGCGGGCCTGAGCACCCACGCCGGCAACGCCGCCTCCGCCACCGACATCACCGGCATCTGGAACTGA
- the cobC gene encoding Rv2231c family pyridoxal phosphate-dependent protein CobC — protein sequence MNQQPDLRHHGDAEVRAAGLVDLAVNVRTGTPPAWLRARLAATLGDLAAYPDGTAARAAVAARHGRPAAEVLLTAGAAEGFVLLARVLRPRRAVVVHPQFTEPEAALRDAGHPVHRVLLTPEQGFRLPPGAVPEDADLVVIGNPTNPTSVLHPAAALAALARPGRTLVVDEAFMDTDPGEPQSLAAVRDLPGDVVVLRSLTKTWGLAGLRIGYLLAPAPLVAALAAAQPLWPVSTPALAAAELCSGPAALAEADRAARTTAAHREHLLAGLAALPGVRVHGTPAASFVLVRLAGADAVRARLREAGYAVRRGDTFPGLGPDWLRLAVRDPATTDAFLTALRAALAAR from the coding sequence GTGAACCAGCAGCCCGATCTGCGCCATCACGGCGACGCCGAAGTGCGCGCCGCCGGGCTGGTCGACCTCGCCGTCAACGTCCGCACCGGCACCCCGCCGGCCTGGCTGCGCGCCCGCCTCGCCGCGACCCTCGGCGACCTGGCCGCCTACCCCGACGGCACCGCCGCCCGCGCCGCCGTCGCCGCCCGGCACGGCCGCCCCGCCGCGGAGGTGCTGCTCACCGCGGGCGCCGCCGAGGGCTTCGTGCTGCTCGCCCGGGTCCTGCGGCCGCGCCGCGCGGTGGTCGTGCACCCCCAGTTCACCGAGCCGGAGGCGGCGCTGCGGGACGCCGGGCACCCCGTCCACCGGGTGCTGCTCACGCCCGAGCAGGGCTTCCGGCTGCCGCCCGGCGCGGTGCCCGAGGACGCCGACCTGGTGGTGATCGGCAACCCCACCAACCCCACCTCCGTCCTGCACCCGGCCGCCGCCCTCGCCGCGCTGGCCCGGCCCGGCCGCACCCTGGTGGTCGACGAGGCCTTCATGGACACCGACCCCGGCGAGCCGCAGAGCCTCGCCGCCGTCCGCGACCTGCCCGGCGACGTGGTCGTGCTGCGCAGCCTCACCAAGACCTGGGGCCTGGCCGGCCTGCGGATCGGCTACCTGCTCGCCCCCGCCCCGCTGGTGGCCGCACTGGCCGCCGCGCAGCCGCTCTGGCCGGTCTCCACGCCCGCGCTGGCCGCCGCCGAACTCTGTTCCGGCCCGGCCGCCCTGGCCGAGGCGGACCGCGCCGCGCGCACCACCGCCGCCCACCGCGAGCACCTGCTGGCCGGGCTGGCCGCGCTCCCCGGCGTCCGCGTCCACGGCACCCCGGCCGCGTCCTTCGTGCTGGTCCGGCTGGCGGGCGCCGACGCCGTCCGCGCCCGCCTGCGCGAAGCGGGCTACGCCGTCCGGCGCGGCGACACCTTCCCGGGCCTCGGCCCGGACTGGCTGCGCCTGGCCGTCCGCGACCCGGCCACCACCGACGCCTTCCTCACCGCGCTGCGAGCCGCGCTCGCCGCGCGCTAG
- a CDS encoding M48 family metallopeptidase yields the protein MTDTAPADADFTPGELARGRALRRGRLPWALGGQVAGLVLSVVLGFTSAGAGLVGVVGGWFGGGWAAEVLAGSAALVLLGRVVAVPFSARVRAVSARYGLVTQGWGGWAVDVVRGTAVTLGLFLPLALGLYALIGRWPGRWWVPGAVGAALLAVVLSFLHPLVLEPLFNRFTPLPEGELRTALLELARRDGVAVREVLVADASRRTTALNAYVSGFGPTRRIVVYDTLLSTAEPREIELVAAHELGHVKHRDVATGTALGALGAAVVVPVLAALLAWRPLLDAAGADRAQDPRSLPLLAALAALLGALSIPAQCAASRRIEARADRHALELTRDAEQFIAMQRRLAVANIADPYPPRAVELLLATHPATGRRIAAARAWLAREEAR from the coding sequence ATGACCGATACCGCGCCCGCTGATGCCGACTTCACCCCGGGGGAACTGGCCCGGGGGCGGGCGTTGCGTCGGGGTCGGTTGCCGTGGGCGCTGGGTGGGCAGGTGGCCGGGTTGGTGCTGAGCGTGGTGCTCGGTTTCACCTCGGCCGGGGCGGGGCTGGTGGGTGTGGTCGGTGGCTGGTTCGGGGGTGGCTGGGCGGCCGAGGTGCTGGCGGGGAGCGCGGCGCTGGTGCTGCTCGGCCGGGTGGTGGCCGTGCCGTTCTCGGCCCGGGTGCGGGCGGTGTCCGCCCGGTACGGGTTGGTCACGCAGGGGTGGGGCGGCTGGGCGGTGGACGTGGTGCGCGGCACGGCCGTCACGCTCGGGCTCTTCCTGCCGCTGGCCCTGGGGCTGTACGCGCTGATCGGCCGCTGGCCGGGCCGCTGGTGGGTGCCGGGGGCGGTCGGGGCGGCGCTGCTGGCCGTCGTGCTGTCCTTCCTGCACCCGCTGGTGCTGGAGCCGCTATTCAACCGGTTCACCCCGCTGCCCGAGGGCGAACTGCGCACCGCGCTGCTGGAGTTGGCCCGCCGCGACGGCGTCGCGGTGCGCGAGGTGCTGGTCGCCGACGCCTCCCGTCGCACCACCGCGCTGAACGCGTACGTCTCCGGGTTCGGCCCGACCCGGCGGATCGTGGTGTACGACACCCTGCTGTCCACCGCCGAACCGCGCGAGATCGAACTGGTCGCCGCCCACGAGCTCGGCCACGTCAAGCACCGGGACGTCGCCACCGGCACCGCCCTGGGCGCGCTCGGCGCGGCCGTCGTGGTGCCCGTGCTGGCCGCCCTGCTGGCCTGGCGTCCGCTGCTGGACGCGGCGGGCGCCGACCGCGCCCAGGACCCGCGCTCCCTCCCGCTGCTGGCCGCCCTGGCGGCCCTGCTCGGCGCGCTCAGCATCCCCGCGCAGTGCGCCGCCAGCCGCCGGATCGAGGCCCGCGCCGACCGGCACGCCCTCGAACTCACCCGCGACGCGGAGCAGTTCATCGCCATGCAGCGCCGCCTCGCGGTCGCCAACATCGCCGACCCGTACCCGCCCCGGGCGGTCGAGCTGCTGCTCGCCACCCACCCCGCCACCGGCCGCCGGATCGCCGCCGCCCGGGCCTGGCTCGCCCGCGAGGAGGCCCGGTGA